Proteins encoded together in one Fimbriimonadia bacterium window:
- a CDS encoding trypsin-like peptidase domain-containing protein, with protein MKGWLSRLFQTPAGMYISIGMLIGATATVAIISYRAVPAQAGIVTASSLTNAEEATLATIESAFTKIVEQTSPAVVSIQAKKDMAASGISIFGSVPSLQGQGSGVVIRSDGWILTNDHVVRGADKVTVEFADGRRLEGTVRRDYLGDVAVVKVDANNLPTLQLANSDEVKPGQFAIAIGSPFGLENTVTIGHISAISRAQYVPDSTPRLLMPRGQDPRNLPPGRYYPTLIQTDAAINPGNSGGPLINIHGEVIGINTAIASDMGGNVGVGFAIPINIAQDIANQLINKGRVARGYLGVEPADLSAEDRDRLGINSGALVKSVQKGDPADKAGIKADDVVIEINGTKINRAVDLRMKMLHVPPGEQATLKVVRGGKTLTMNVMVGSPPMDPDLGQHLERDLAEGDEAPKLDLPVRGRLGAAVAEITEDARKEYKLPQGLSGVVVVEVQPGTPADRVGLRPGDVIEQFNGKKLRTPDELRSLVEKAQGNYSLVVRRSIGGQMATIQIQIRE; from the coding sequence ATGAAGGGCTGGTTGAGCCGGTTGTTTCAGACACCCGCCGGCATGTACATCTCGATCGGGATGCTGATCGGGGCTACCGCTACCGTCGCGATCATCAGCTATCGAGCCGTTCCCGCTCAGGCTGGGATCGTGACGGCATCATCGCTGACCAATGCCGAAGAGGCCACGCTCGCGACCATCGAGAGTGCGTTCACGAAGATCGTGGAGCAGACATCGCCTGCGGTTGTGAGCATTCAGGCGAAGAAGGACATGGCCGCGTCGGGTATCAGCATCTTCGGGTCGGTGCCGTCATTGCAGGGGCAAGGCTCCGGCGTGGTCATCCGTAGCGATGGGTGGATCCTGACCAACGATCACGTGGTCCGTGGCGCCGACAAGGTGACAGTCGAGTTTGCGGACGGACGACGCCTGGAGGGCACCGTGCGCCGTGACTACTTGGGCGACGTGGCAGTGGTCAAGGTGGATGCAAACAACCTGCCCACGCTACAGCTGGCGAACTCGGACGAGGTCAAGCCGGGTCAGTTCGCGATCGCCATCGGCAGCCCGTTCGGGCTCGAGAACACGGTTACGATCGGGCACATCAGCGCAATCAGCCGAGCACAGTACGTACCGGACTCCACACCCCGTCTGCTGATGCCTAGGGGGCAGGACCCGCGGAATCTGCCGCCGGGACGCTACTACCCGACGCTGATCCAGACCGATGCCGCGATCAATCCCGGGAACTCCGGCGGCCCGCTGATCAATATCCACGGCGAGGTGATCGGCATCAACACCGCCATCGCTTCGGACATGGGTGGCAACGTGGGGGTTGGTTTCGCGATCCCGATCAACATCGCTCAGGATATCGCAAACCAACTCATAAACAAGGGTAGGGTGGCTCGCGGCTACTTGGGCGTGGAGCCTGCCGATCTCTCCGCTGAAGATCGTGACCGGCTAGGGATCAACTCCGGTGCCCTGGTGAAGAGTGTTCAGAAAGGTGACCCGGCGGACAAGGCGGGCATCAAAGCGGATGACGTGGTGATCGAAATCAACGGCACGAAGATCAACCGCGCGGTAGACCTGCGTATGAAAATGCTGCACGTGCCACCGGGGGAGCAAGCCACGCTGAAGGTAGTTCGTGGCGGCAAGACCTTGACGATGAACGTCATGGTTGGGTCCCCGCCGATGGATCCCGACCTGGGACAGCACCTGGAGCGAGATCTGGCCGAGGGCGATGAGGCTCCAAAGCTGGACCTTCCGGTCAGAGGGCGCCTTGGCGCAGCAGTCGCCGAGATCACCGAAGATGCCCGCAAGGAGTACAAGCTTCCTCAGGGCTTGAGTGGTGTGGTAGTCGTGGAAGTTCAGCCTGGAACTCCAGCAGACCGCGTCGGTCTTCGCCCTGGCGACGTGATTGAGCAGTTCAATGGGAAGAAGCTACGCACGCCGGACGAACTGCGTTCGCTAGTGGAGAAGGCGCAGGGCAACTACTCGCTCGTGGTCCGACGGTCTATCGGCGGTCAGATGGCCACGATACAGATACAGATCCGCGAATAG
- a CDS encoding VanW family protein, which produces MTVVFLASALVLQTWHGLVGEAATPHVLASFSTELARAEWARNQNVGVAAKKLSGVYLAPGAEFSFNGLVGPRTMDAGYRDAPTFTPLGKLDSLAGGICQLSSTVYNAALLANLEIVERHPHSLTVRYLVPGRDATVSDYADLRFRNSREGPIRLVVELSGRQLKCTIMGSEPMREQVTIEVEKRTLANGQVVTRTYREVRSPVGMARALVSEDTYILTY; this is translated from the coding sequence ATGACTGTGGTGTTCTTGGCGTCGGCTTTGGTGTTGCAGACCTGGCATGGCTTGGTCGGAGAGGCTGCAACGCCGCACGTGCTGGCATCCTTCTCGACCGAGCTAGCCCGTGCCGAGTGGGCACGCAACCAGAACGTGGGCGTTGCCGCGAAGAAGCTGAGCGGCGTTTATCTTGCACCGGGAGCTGAGTTTTCGTTCAATGGCCTGGTGGGGCCTAGGACAATGGACGCGGGGTATCGGGATGCACCGACTTTCACGCCGCTTGGCAAGCTCGATAGTCTCGCTGGCGGGATCTGCCAACTAAGCAGTACCGTGTATAACGCCGCGTTGCTCGCGAATCTGGAGATAGTGGAGCGACATCCGCACAGCCTCACCGTGCGCTACCTCGTGCCTGGACGAGACGCGACGGTGTCCGATTACGCCGACCTGCGCTTCCGTAACTCGCGCGAAGGCCCCATCCGGCTAGTCGTGGAACTTAGCGGTCGTCAGCTAAAGTGTACGATCATGGGGTCGGAACCGATGCGCGAGCAGGTGACCATCGAGGTGGAGAAGCGAACACTGGCGAATGGGCAGGTCGTCACCCGTACGTATCGCGAGGTGCGAAGCCCAGTTGGAATGGCGAGAGCACTGGTGTCGGAAGACACCTATATCCTGACATACTAA
- a CDS encoding type II secretion system protein, whose protein sequence is MRKQAREAPPGAAVAFTLVELLVVLAIVAALAGIILPVVTAAKRRAQEIPCTTNLRNQWVALSLYCDDRGSGWVHAPLYLSEIRPYLRCDEVFLCLADPRPRGLPLYPLVIQSLPSVKNEILVPYQVSYVYARQCRPLNAELTWMRFLRSHPRIGVVACLWHGGKCFEFPPWIDPYPVPVYVGRVLRVRTDGTVEAGPGIARERCGFNIGEVFLRGGRE, encoded by the coding sequence ATGAGGAAGCAAGCTAGAGAAGCGCCGCCGGGAGCCGCCGTAGCATTCACTTTGGTCGAGTTGCTCGTAGTGTTGGCCATCGTGGCCGCTCTCGCAGGAATCATTCTGCCAGTGGTGACTGCGGCGAAACGAAGGGCGCAAGAGATTCCCTGCACCACCAACCTGCGTAACCAGTGGGTGGCGCTATCGCTCTACTGCGATGACCGCGGTAGCGGGTGGGTCCATGCTCCTCTGTACCTCTCGGAGATTCGCCCCTATCTTCGGTGCGACGAGGTTTTCCTGTGCCTGGCCGATCCCCGACCGAGGGGGCTGCCTCTTTACCCACTCGTCATCCAGTCACTGCCGTCGGTCAAGAACGAGATCTTGGTCCCCTACCAAGTCAGCTATGTCTACGCCCGGCAGTGTCGCCCGCTCAACGCGGAGCTGACTTGGATGCGTTTCCTGCGCAGTCACCCGCGAATCGGGGTTGTGGCGTGTCTTTGGCATGGAGGAAAGTGTTTCGAGTTTCCGCCCTGGATCGACCCGTATCCGGTCCCGGTTTATGTTGGACGAGTGCTCCGTGTCCGCACGGACGGAACGGTGGAGGCAGGGCCGGGCATTGCTCGGGAGCGCTGCGGGTTCAACATAGGTGAAGTCTTCCTACGAGGTGGAAGGGAATGA
- a CDS encoding zf-HC2 domain-containing protein has translation MNCRYVESRLSCYVDEELTGFEMMLVRRHLARCEACERERQNILSTKRLLSSLQCVPTCEGFEGRLLNAVLGTQSAHWWERLRKEARANWLAWSFGLCGLAAAVIIWVVPEQRDLFTKGPGSYDAAMQGGSRYPAPQLDSETRKLLEDHYDRRPDMPDVVVPEKHSIPVIFER, from the coding sequence ATGAATTGCAGGTATGTGGAAAGTCGGCTCTCCTGCTATGTGGACGAGGAGCTGACCGGCTTCGAGATGATGCTGGTTCGTAGGCACCTTGCGAGATGCGAGGCGTGCGAGCGAGAACGGCAGAACATCCTATCCACGAAGCGCCTGCTCAGCTCTCTACAGTGTGTGCCCACTTGCGAAGGCTTCGAGGGACGCCTGCTGAACGCCGTGCTCGGGACGCAATCGGCACACTGGTGGGAGCGGTTGCGCAAAGAGGCGCGCGCGAACTGGCTCGCATGGTCATTCGGCCTGTGTGGTCTAGCTGCCGCCGTCATCATCTGGGTGGTGCCGGAGCAGCGCGACCTCTTCACCAAAGGGCCCGGCAGCTATGATGCCGCGATGCAGGGCGGTAGCCGCTACCCGGCGCCTCAACTCGATAGCGAAACCCGTAAGTTGCTCGAAGACCACTATGACCGACGGCCGGACATGCCCGATGTCGTGGTGCCCGAGAAGCATTCGATTCCCGTCATATTCGAGCGGTAG
- the glmS gene encoding glutamine--fructose-6-phosphate transaminase (isomerizing) has protein sequence MCGITGYVGPREAVAVAVESLRRLEYRGYDSAGVAYANGTGISVIKQAGKIAELERRLQDFDTHSNTAVAHTRWATHGAPTTDNAHPHWDSSMSVAIVHNGIIENYLELRREMEAKGHAFRSETDTEVIAHVIEEELKLGGSLAEAVRRASRKLRGAYAVATVANVDPEVIVALRCDSPLVIGLGESENFLASDIPALLPYTREVIILENGDMAVLRRDRVQVYDSEGRPVQRPVQHVNWDVESAEKGGYEHFMLKEIHEQPDTLTQTLLGRVVDGRVRLDVGLADEQWKSFERFVIVACGTAFHAGLIGARMIEGYLRIPVKVEYSSEFRYSDPLLGSKDLAIFISQSGETADTLAALRLCKERGAKTLGIINVVGSTMARECDHVLYVQAGPEICVASTKAYSAQVCAIMLIALHLDALRGVSPETVPFMVSELAKQPERLRAILCQEERIAAIAREVRDTSLCFFLGRGVDDAVAMEGALKLKEIAYIPTQECPAGEMKHGPLALVEPGTLAVFVATQSRTRDKIAGNIKEIKARGARTLAIVQEGEETIPEISDFCIQIPRCGHDLFAAPLAVLPLQMFAYFVAKERGCDIDQPRNLAKSVTVE, from the coding sequence ATGTGTGGAATCACGGGGTACGTGGGTCCGAGGGAAGCGGTCGCCGTTGCGGTGGAGTCGTTGCGCCGATTGGAGTATCGAGGTTATGACTCAGCGGGCGTCGCCTATGCCAACGGCACTGGCATCAGTGTTATCAAACAGGCAGGCAAGATCGCAGAGCTCGAGCGACGCCTGCAGGACTTCGACACGCACTCGAACACGGCCGTGGCACACACGCGATGGGCAACGCATGGTGCACCTACCACGGACAACGCCCATCCACACTGGGACTCCTCCATGTCGGTTGCCATCGTGCACAACGGTATTATCGAGAACTACCTCGAGCTCCGTCGCGAAATGGAGGCGAAGGGGCATGCCTTCCGCTCTGAGACGGACACAGAAGTGATCGCACACGTAATCGAGGAGGAACTGAAGCTCGGAGGGAGCCTGGCTGAAGCGGTCCGCCGGGCTTCGCGAAAGCTTCGAGGAGCCTACGCGGTTGCTACCGTTGCGAACGTGGACCCCGAGGTGATCGTGGCCCTCCGCTGCGACTCGCCGTTGGTCATAGGCTTGGGAGAGAGTGAGAATTTCCTAGCATCCGACATTCCGGCCCTCCTGCCTTACACTCGCGAGGTGATTATTCTCGAGAACGGCGATATGGCGGTGCTTCGTCGCGATCGCGTACAGGTGTACGACTCGGAGGGTCGTCCGGTGCAACGTCCTGTGCAGCACGTGAACTGGGATGTGGAGTCTGCCGAAAAGGGCGGCTACGAACACTTCATGCTCAAGGAGATTCACGAGCAGCCCGATACGCTGACTCAAACACTACTAGGCCGCGTGGTGGATGGGCGCGTGCGATTGGATGTGGGCCTCGCGGACGAGCAGTGGAAGTCCTTCGAGCGGTTCGTCATCGTGGCATGCGGAACGGCATTCCACGCGGGTCTGATCGGCGCGCGCATGATCGAAGGCTACCTGCGCATCCCTGTGAAGGTGGAGTATTCCTCTGAGTTCCGCTACTCAGACCCGCTGTTAGGTTCCAAAGACCTGGCCATCTTCATCAGCCAGTCGGGCGAGACTGCCGACACGCTGGCCGCTCTGCGCCTGTGCAAGGAGCGCGGCGCTAAGACGCTCGGAATCATCAACGTGGTAGGTAGCACGATGGCTCGAGAGTGCGACCATGTGTTATACGTGCAAGCCGGCCCGGAGATCTGCGTGGCTTCTACGAAGGCGTACAGCGCACAGGTATGTGCAATCATGTTGATCGCGTTGCACCTCGATGCGTTGCGTGGCGTTAGTCCCGAGACCGTGCCCTTCATGGTGTCGGAGCTGGCCAAGCAACCGGAGCGCCTGCGAGCGATACTATGCCAAGAGGAAAGGATAGCCGCAATCGCGCGTGAGGTAAGAGACACGTCACTCTGCTTCTTCCTCGGCCGTGGCGTGGACGATGCGGTCGCAATGGAGGGCGCGCTCAAGCTGAAAGAAATCGCCTACATTCCGACCCAGGAGTGTCCCGCCGGGGAGATGAAGCACGGGCCCCTCGCGCTGGTCGAGCCGGGCACCCTGGCCGTCTTCGTCGCGACGCAGAGCCGGACACGCGACAAGATCGCGGGAAACATCAAGGAGATCAAAGCGCGTGGTGCCCGCACGCTGGCCATCGTTCAAGAGGGCGAAGAGACCATTCCCGAGATTTCGGACTTCTGCATACAAATTCCACGCTGTGGACACGACCTGTTCGCGGCTCCGCTTGCCGTTCTGCCCTTGCAGATGTTTGCCTACTTCGTGGCCAAAGAAAGAGGCTGCGACATTGACCAGCCGCGAAACTTGGCGAAGAGCGTTACCGTAGAGTAA
- a CDS encoding sigma-70 family RNA polymerase sigma factor encodes MTVAREAAAIKALDQALFEDLLRKHHRQAYNLAYRMTGNEADAEDLVQEAFVRAYRFFDRYDTRLPFTSWLYRIMTNAHIDVLRRRSRMRTVSLDEPVKGDDGGSSLAWELPDEGPNPEEILLSDVLDETLQRGLASLPDPFRWAVLLADVEGLSYDEISDVMNCSVGTVRSRIHRGRKLLRSFLSKQKGFEAAMNSRCDS; translated from the coding sequence ATGACCGTTGCTCGTGAGGCTGCCGCCATAAAGGCTCTTGATCAAGCACTCTTCGAGGACCTCCTGCGAAAGCATCATCGGCAAGCATACAACCTCGCGTATCGCATGACCGGTAACGAGGCCGACGCTGAGGACTTGGTCCAAGAGGCTTTCGTCCGAGCCTACCGCTTCTTCGACCGCTACGACACACGCCTTCCTTTCACCAGTTGGCTCTATCGCATCATGACCAACGCCCACATCGACGTGTTACGCCGTCGCTCGCGTATGCGGACCGTGTCACTCGATGAACCAGTGAAAGGCGACGACGGCGGATCGTCCCTTGCTTGGGAGCTGCCGGACGAAGGACCGAATCCGGAGGAGATCCTTCTATCCGACGTCCTGGACGAGACCCTGCAGAGGGGACTGGCCTCTCTGCCGGACCCGTTCCGCTGGGCGGTGCTGCTGGCCGACGTGGAAGGTCTCTCCTACGACGAGATATCCGATGTAATGAACTGCTCCGTGGGCACGGTGCGCTCGCGCATCCACCGGGGCAGGAAACTGCTGCGAAGCTTCTTGAGCAAGCAGAAGGGTTTTGAGGCTGCGATGAACTCGAGGTGTGATTCATGA
- a CDS encoding ROK family transcriptional regulator, giving the protein MARRRKRTPGAWRVERQLIRYVHEFPDITRQELAQRLGQSPAAISLVIRRLINSGWLRESGRAVSLGGRRPVQLRLSAQKALIVGQAVTNDGIRTVVVNPDGEMLAQHHTSELPPGNGLADEMKAGIDAAVEMAGISKEQIIGAGVALSGIVYSDSGIARNYPNSDNVPERNFLDLLEKMFDDKVIAIDHVTRARLIWDVYQNPALREQTCLLLELGSELGGALSVFGTLYRGSDGAPLDVRNLLVSPNGRGGAKTARLEEIVALERLTANTRRALEHCGPCLLLDMLGGDLDALTPGLIARAAQAGDTLAFRIVSDVSEAVGDAISTIGGLLRPRTVLVAGQLVTSGLLNLDVVRRTVRLGVDPDVYDNMRLTVSESEEWGAANGVAHLVLRKWLDGLAPAKDGLLTEA; this is encoded by the coding sequence ATGGCTCGTCGAAGAAAGCGAACCCCTGGAGCCTGGCGCGTCGAGCGTCAGTTGATACGTTACGTCCACGAGTTCCCCGACATCACCCGTCAAGAACTCGCGCAACGACTGGGTCAAAGCCCCGCAGCGATCTCGCTCGTGATTCGAAGGCTCATCAACTCAGGCTGGCTTCGCGAGTCCGGTCGCGCAGTGTCCCTCGGGGGCCGCAGGCCCGTACAGCTTCGCCTATCGGCGCAGAAGGCGCTGATCGTGGGTCAGGCGGTCACCAACGACGGGATTCGTACGGTCGTGGTGAACCCGGACGGCGAGATGTTGGCGCAGCACCATACGTCCGAGCTTCCACCGGGTAACGGCCTCGCAGACGAGATGAAGGCAGGGATTGATGCCGCTGTCGAGATGGCTGGGATCAGCAAGGAACAGATCATCGGGGCGGGCGTCGCGCTGTCCGGCATCGTGTACAGCGACTCGGGGATCGCCCGCAACTACCCGAACTCCGATAACGTTCCGGAGAGGAACTTCCTGGACCTTCTGGAGAAGATGTTCGACGACAAGGTCATAGCGATTGACCATGTGACTCGCGCCAGGCTCATCTGGGACGTGTATCAGAACCCCGCGCTGAGGGAGCAGACCTGCCTCCTGTTAGAGCTCGGCAGCGAGTTGGGTGGCGCGCTCTCTGTCTTCGGCACTCTCTACCGCGGGTCGGACGGCGCGCCGCTGGACGTTCGGAACCTGTTGGTGAGCCCCAACGGACGTGGAGGGGCGAAGACGGCACGCCTGGAGGAGATCGTGGCGTTGGAGCGGCTCACGGCAAACACCCGACGGGCACTGGAGCACTGCGGGCCGTGCTTGCTGCTAGACATGCTCGGTGGCGACCTCGATGCGTTGACCCCCGGACTAATCGCCAGGGCGGCTCAGGCGGGCGACACCCTTGCCTTCCGTATCGTGAGCGACGTCAGCGAGGCGGTCGGGGACGCCATCAGCACCATCGGCGGACTGCTGCGCCCACGAACCGTGTTGGTGGCCGGGCAGCTCGTGACCTCCGGGCTTCTAAACCTCGACGTGGTCCGCCGCACGGTTCGCCTTGGCGTAGACCCGGACGTGTACGACAACATGCGCCTCACGGTGTCCGAATCGGAGGAGTGGGGCGCGGCGAACGGCGTCGCACACCTCGTTCTCCGCAAGTGGCTGGACGGCCTGGCCCCCGCAAAAGACGGTCTTCTGACCGAGGCGTAG